In Garra rufa chromosome 15, GarRuf1.0, whole genome shotgun sequence, a single genomic region encodes these proteins:
- the msmbl gene encoding beta-microseminoprotein-like isoform X1 codes for MFHPFSVLLKKTYAFHQTSICAKLAKMKSLALFGVFCVFVCLSDSACFTALLELGAKQCVYGNSKHPVGSTWTNGECLRCTCSSDRMECCDMMGRVASKTKGCIVKYDYKTCTFDVFHPTDPTTNCAYSAVGK; via the exons ATGTTCCACCCCTTTTCTGTTTTACTTAAAAAGACCTATGCATTTCATCAGACCAGCATCTGTGCTAAACTTGCAAAAATG AAATCTTTGGCTCTTTTTGGGGTATTTTGTGTCTTTGTCTGTTTAAGCGATTCTGCCTGCTTCACTGCCCTTCTGGAACTAG GAGCAAAACAGTGTGTCTATGGTAACTCCAAGCATCCAGTGGGAAGTACTTGGACAAACGGCGAATGTCTCAGATGTACCTGCTCTTCTGACAGAATGGAGTGCTGTGACAT GATGGGCAGAGTGGCTTCTAAGACCAAAGGCTGCATTGTGAAGTATGATTACAAAACATGCACATTTGACGTGTTTCATCCTACAGACCCCACCACTAATTGTGCCTATAGTGCTGTTGGAAAATAA
- the msmbl gene encoding beta-microseminoprotein-like isoform X2: MHFIRPASVLNLQKCFSLQKSLALFGVFCVFVCLSDSACFTALLELGAKQCVYGNSKHPVGSTWTNGECLRCTCSSDRMECCDMMGRVASKTKGCIVKYDYKTCTFDVFHPTDPTTNCAYSAVGK; the protein is encoded by the exons ATGCATTTCATCAGACCAGCATCTGTGCTAAACTTGCAAAAATG TTTCTCTTTACAGAAATCTTTGGCTCTTTTTGGGGTATTTTGTGTCTTTGTCTGTTTAAGCGATTCTGCCTGCTTCACTGCCCTTCTGGAACTAG GAGCAAAACAGTGTGTCTATGGTAACTCCAAGCATCCAGTGGGAAGTACTTGGACAAACGGCGAATGTCTCAGATGTACCTGCTCTTCTGACAGAATGGAGTGCTGTGACAT GATGGGCAGAGTGGCTTCTAAGACCAAAGGCTGCATTGTGAAGTATGATTACAAAACATGCACATTTGACGTGTTTCATCCTACAGACCCCACCACTAATTGTGCCTATAGTGCTGTTGGAAAATAA